A DNA window from Zingiber officinale cultivar Zhangliang chromosome 3A, Zo_v1.1, whole genome shotgun sequence contains the following coding sequences:
- the LOC122051623 gene encoding protein NOI4-like — protein MSEERGRPLPKFGEWDVNDPASAEGFTVIFNKARDEKKTGANTHETDSPAKEDPNFKPGTYSSRSPSRKWFCCIQGSTEP, from the exons ATGTCG GAGGAAAGAGGCAGGCCCTTGCCGAAGTTTGGCGAGTGGGATGTCAACGATCCTGCTTCCGCAGAGGGGTTCACTGTGATCTTCAACAAAGCACGTGATGAGAAGAAAACTGGTGCAAATACACATGAAACGGACTCTCCGGCTAAGGAGGATCCAAATTTTAAACCTGGAACTTATTCTTCCAGGTCACCTTCT AGGAAATGGTTTTGCTGCATTCAAGGATCCACAGAACCTTAG